The Rhododendron vialii isolate Sample 1 chromosome 8a, ASM3025357v1 genome has a window encoding:
- the LOC131336485 gene encoding uncharacterized protein LOC131336485 yields the protein MGVDYYNILKVNRNASDDDLKKAYRRLAMIWHPDKNPGAGKGEAESKFKQISEAYDVLSDPTKRQIYDLYGEEALKSGQVPPPPSSSRGGGSHHGGPHPNPSYRFNPRDAEDIYAEMFGGSSTSSRGFREGYYGNSGAGMGLRKAAAVENALPCSMEELYKGAKKKMKISRTIADSTGKVRNVEEILTIEIKPGWKKGTKITFPEKGNQEPGVIPADLIFVVDEKPHAVFMRDSNDLVLNQEISLVEALTGKTLELTTLDGRNIIIPITEIVKPGYEVIVSNEGMPISKEPRRKGNLRIKFDVKYPSRLTTEQKSDLKRVLGG from the exons ATGGGGGTGGATTACTACAACATACTGAAAGTGAACAGGAACGCGAGCGACGACGACCTGAAGAAGGCCTACCGGCGGCTGGCCATGATATGGCACCCGGACAAGAACCCCGGCGCCGGCAAGGGCGAGGCGGAGTCCAAGTTCAAGCAGATCTCCGAGGCCTACGACGTCCTCTCCGACCCCACGAAGCGCCAGATCTACGACCTCTACGGCGAGGAGGCCCTCAAGTCCGGCCAGGTCCCACCTCCCCCCTCCTCGTCCCGCGGCGGCGGGTCCCATCACGGTGGGCCCCACCCCAACCCCTCGTACCGGTTCAACCCGCGCGACGCCGAGGACATATACGCGGAGATGTTTGGAGGGAGTAGTACGAGCAGCAGGGGGTTTAGGGAGGGGTATTATGGTAATTCGGGGGCGGGGATGGGGTTGAGGAAGGCGGCGGCAGTGGAGAATGCGCTGCCGTGTAGTATGGAGGAGCTTTATAAGGGTgccaagaagaagatgaagatttcGAGGACGATTGCGGATTCTACCGG TAAGGTTCGGAATGTGGAGGAGATATTGACCATAGAGATAAAACCTGGTTGGAAGAAGGGAACAAAAATCACATTCCCCGAAAAGGGTAATCAAGAACCTGGTGTCATTCCAGCAGATCTTATTTTTGTGGTAGATGAGAAACCTCATGCAGTTTTTATGAGGGACAGTAATGATCTGGTCCTCAATCAGGAAATATCACTTGTGGAGGCCCTCACAGGGAAAACCCTTGAGCTGACAACCCTAGATGGAAGGAATATCATTATCCCAATAACGGAGATTGTTAAACCAGGGTATGAGGTAATTGTCTCAAATGAAGGAATGCCAATATCAAAAGAACCTAGGAGGAAAGGGAATCTGAGAATCAAGTTCGATGTGAAGTACCCATCAAGACTTACAACAGAGCAGAAATCCGATTTGAAGAGAGTTCTGGGTGGATAA